Below is a genomic region from Candidatus Thermoplasmatota archaeon.
ACTACGAGCTCACGCGAAAGGGCGGCCAAATCGTGAATCCCGGCGCCACGAGGTTCCGCCTGCTCGTGGGCCTCTCCACCGTCGCCATCTGCGCGGGCATCGCCATGCTCGCCGTGGCGCAGGTCTCCTTTGCGCCGGTCGTCCCCGGGGCCTTGGGCGTTACGGTCTCGGACGCCCACGTCGCCCCCGGCGCGCAGTTCCAGGCGCTCGTCGTCGCGCCCGAATCCGTCGACTCGCTCGAAGCCTACCTCCTTCCCGCCGGTTCCCTGAAGGCGCTGGGGACCGGCGAGGGCAGCGTCGACGCCGTTCCGCTGCACCTCTTCGACGAGAGCGTCGAAACCCTGCCCGGCTCGACCGCGCGGATGCGATCCGTGTCGGTTCGCGTGCCAAGCCACGGCGTGGAGGCGGGCGCGTACGCGTTCTACGTCCGCGACGCCGACCTCAAGTCGGACAACCGCGACAACTTGCCCTTGGTGCAGGTCTCGAGGACGGACGACGGCAACGGAGTTCCGCCGCAGGGTTCCGCGCCCCGCGAGCGCGTCTCGCTTGGCGCTTCGGCCGCCTCCTCCGCGGGCTCGGCGCTGGCGTACATCCCGGCGCAGGAGATGGTGCTCGCCGCGGCGACGCTTGCGCTCCTGTGGCGTCGCGCGTACGTGCCACCCAAGCCTTGATAGTCCGCACGCGCTTGCGCGCACCGTGGGCGCCGACCTCTCCCCGTTCTCCACGCCCGACGTCGCGAGGCGCGCCATCGCCCTTGCCAGACGCCCGCTGTGCGCGCGCTGCGTGGGCCGCCCGTTTGCCAAGCTCGGCCATGGGCTTTCAAACGCGCAGCGCGGGGAGGCCGTTGCGGCCGCCGCGGGCCTTGCCCCCGTGGAAGAGCGCGACTGCTCGTGGTGCCGCGGCGTGTTCCTCGACCTTCCGGCGTACGTGCGCGTGGCGACTGCCGCCGTGGATGGCATCGAGCTCGACACGTTCCTCGTTGGGACGAGGATGCCTCGCCTCGTGGAGGACGCGGGAGAGGAGGTCCTGGCGCTTTGCGGCGGGGAGACGGCCGAGCCCATCACAAGCGAGCTCAACCGCGAGATCGGAAAGCGCCTCGAGCCCCTGCTTGGAAAGAAGGTCGACGTCCTGCGCCCGCACGTGACGATCCTCGTGGACACGCGCTTCCACGTCGCCTACCCGCAGATCGCGCCTTTGTTTGTCTACGGGCGGTACCGCAAGCTCGTGCGGGACGTGCCCCAGGCGCGCTGGCCGTGCCGCCGGTGCGGAGGCGAAGGATGCCACGCCTGCGGCATGACCGGGAAGCAGTATCCCACGAGCGTGCAGGAGATCGTCCAGGCGCCCGCGATCGCCATGGCGCGCGCGCGCGACGCCGACTTCCACGGAATGGGCCGCGAGGACATCGACGCCCGGATGCTGGGCCGCGGAAGGCCCTTCGTGCTCGAGCTCAAGGAGCCGCGCGTGCGAACCCTCGACCTTGCAAGCCTTGCCGGCGCGATCCATCGGGAGGCGGGCGGCCGGGTGGAGGTGGAGAGTCTGCGGTTGTCGGAGCGGGAGGAAGTGGTCCGCGTCAAGGAGTCCCGCTCGCGGAAGGTCTATCGGGCGCTCGTCGACTTCGAACGCCCCCCCGACGGCGAAAAGCTTAAGAACAGCATCGAGGCTTTGCCCGCCTTGGCCGTTGCCCAGCGCACGCCCACTCGCGTCGAACATCGCCGTGCGATGCTCACGCGGGAGCGCCGGGTCCTCGACGCCCGCCTGGAAGCCCTTTCGGGGGCGCAGGCCGTGGTCTGGATCCGGGGCGAGGCGGGTCTCTACGTGAAGGAGCTCGTCTCGGGCGACGACGGGCGCACCTCGCCCTCGCTTGCCGAGCTCGTCGGGATTCCCTGCCGCGTGCGGGAGTTGGACGTGCTCGACGTCGAGGCGGAGTGACGCGGCCCCAAGGTGACGATCATGGCCCAGCGATCCCGCGGACGAAGGAACAAGACCCGCTACAAGCTCCAGCGCGAGCCGCGCGAACGCGGCCCGCCCCCGCCGTCGCGGTCCCTCCAGGACTTCCCCGAGGGATCCTCCGTCGCCATCGTGCTCCACCCGGCGGTCCACAAGGGACAACCCTTCCACCGCTTCCACGGACTCACCGGCGTCGTCACCGGCAAGCAGGGCGCCTCGTTTGTCGTGTCCGTGTACGAGGGCAACAAGCGCAAGACCGTGATCGCGCGGCCCGAGCACCTGAAGCTCCAGGGCGCGCCGGCCAAGGCGTGATCGCCATGGACGCCGGGGGCCGCTTGGTCACGCTCGCCGAGGTGAAGGAGATCCTCGAGCGCGAGCAGAGCGAGCGCGGCGAGCTCAACTACGAGCAGAAGCTCGCGCTCGAACACGCACGCGCGTTCGCGCGCCTTTCCGCGGAAAAGGCGAACGAGCTTCTGGCCAAGCTCCAGGAGGTCAAGAAGGTGAGCGCGGCCCACGCGATCAAGATCGTCGACACGATGCCCACGAACGCCGACGACGTGCGGGCGATCTTCGCGAAGGAACGCTTCCAGCTCGAGAAGGAAGAGATCGACAA
It encodes:
- a CDS encoding winged helix-turn-helix domain-containing protein, coding for MTDAEVAPYSELFAAHPAEPAAVAIDPPVLKALASDTRRDMMRALTRRRMTLSELARAMDLKKATVLEHLERLTDAGLVRRCESDERVWVYYELTRKGGQIVNPGATRFRLLVGLSTVAICAGIAMLAVAQVSFAPVVPGALGVTVSDAHVAPGAQFQALVVAPESVDSLEAYLLPAGSLKALGTGEGSVDAVPLHLFDESVETLPGSTARMRSVSVRVPSHGVEAGAYAFYVRDADLKSDNRDNLPLVQVSRTDDGNGVPPQGSAPRERVSLGASAASSAGSALAYIPAQEMVLAAATLALLWRRAYVPPKP
- a CDS encoding tRNA pseudouridine(54/55) synthase Pus10 produces the protein MGADLSPFSTPDVARRAIALARRPLCARCVGRPFAKLGHGLSNAQRGEAVAAAAGLAPVEERDCSWCRGVFLDLPAYVRVATAAVDGIELDTFLVGTRMPRLVEDAGEEVLALCGGETAEPITSELNREIGKRLEPLLGKKVDVLRPHVTILVDTRFHVAYPQIAPLFVYGRYRKLVRDVPQARWPCRRCGGEGCHACGMTGKQYPTSVQEIVQAPAIAMARARDADFHGMGREDIDARMLGRGRPFVLELKEPRVRTLDLASLAGAIHREAGGRVEVESLRLSEREEVVRVKESRSRKVYRALVDFERPPDGEKLKNSIEALPALAVAQRTPTRVEHRRAMLTRERRVLDARLEALSGAQAVVWIRGEAGLYVKELVSGDDGRTSPSLAELVGIPCRVRELDVLDVEAE
- a CDS encoding 50S ribosomal protein L21e, which codes for MAQRSRGRRNKTRYKLQREPRERGPPPPSRSLQDFPEGSSVAIVLHPAVHKGQPFHRFHGLTGVVTGKQGASFVVSVYEGNKRKTVIARPEHLKLQGAPAKA
- a CDS encoding RNA polymerase Rpb4 family protein translates to MDAGGRLVTLAEVKEILEREQSERGELNYEQKLALEHARAFARLSAEKANELLAKLQEVKKVSAAHAIKIVDTMPTNADDVRAIFAKERFQLEKEEIDKVLELVLAYAG